The genomic segment ACTGGCTGAATCCtattaaataaatgcaaaattatattaatcttTCACATAGAAGCGAATGTACGCATTTTACCCTAGTACCGCGGGCAAAGCCGTTGGCAGATATTAGTAAGTTTCTTTTTGCCCTAAAGAATTGGTCTGGATGAAATTCCTAACACGCGTTTTACCCTAGTACTACGGGCTAAACCGTTTGCAGATACTAGTAAAATTATCTTTGCTCCTTGCTCTAACTAGAACATTGAGATCATTGTCTAAGATTTTAGTCATCAAAATGAATTATATCCGATTCTTATTTCTCCGCTATTTCCACAGGTGTCGAGCTCGTCTCAGCAAGTGTATCAGCGCTGCCTACAACTATTTGGAAGAAGGTGGCGAGAGGGCTGCGCGGGCGCCGCTCAACTCTTACAAGAAACCtggtaagttatttttaaatgatttctctttataattaattcccttattctatttatataatatgtatatgtatattgccTTATTTGTACCAatgcataattaattaataatttattgtattaatttattttcgaaaatgttGTAAACATTGTTTTCCTTGTTGATACTGTTAGGTTACTTATTGGCGAAACGTGTGTTGACCTtttaaacagtaatttaatGTAACTTATAGTCCAACTTGCATGAGGTgttctttaattatttcatttaagtttgtttcggcattttcAGAGTAGTCTGATAGGAAATGCCGCCCTCatatagttatttcaaagattgacgtgtaaaagtgttatcttttaaccaatttgcaaaaataattgcaatttggttaatattaattattaataaataatgtattacttGCTTATAAAAAAACCCCAAACTTATAGGTCTATTAATATAAGTGTATTCTAAACATAAATCTAACCTGTCTACCTCTATAAACAGTGGTGAACTGCTCCCCCCTGGTATCCTGCACATCGGGTGCGGGCGAGGGCCCCGAGGGCCCCGGCGGTGGGGGCCCAGATGTAGGGGCCCGCGCCCGGCCCCCGCGCATGGCAGGCGCCGCGCAGCCCGCCGTGCGAGCCTCCGCCTTCCCTGCACATGTCGCCGCGTTACATGCTGATGGCGATATTGGATTCAGGTATTTATTGaactatctttattattttattattctattaagaAAGCTTACAGACTaattacaaaaactaataaaaaatacatgatacTTAAATTGCTAATAACAAGCCTCCACATGTGGTATTACCGTACTAGGACGACCTTCGAACTGTTACTATCATCCGTCatactcttttttttattttttaagaaactttgccctacactaggattttctcctgtgtcgagggtgcgtttacaaacatactagtcacatacacaattgacacccagacccggaacaacaatttgtggattacacaaagagttgctccgtgcgggaatcggacccgctacacgttgcatggcagccagttacccagccaccgcgccaatcttGCAGTATAGTGTTGAAAGTTCCTATTTTGTAACTCATCTGATGTCGCATTCATTGGGCTGTTTGTTGCTTGTTGGCCCCATATTTCTTAGGCATTGATCCACATGATTAGTTTCTAACGGATATCTTATTTAATTGCATATATTACTAATAGTACGTTACATTACAGCAAAGAATACGAGATCGTGGTAGCCAAATCAGCTGCGTTGGGCCACACCAGTCACCATAGTCACAGACCAGAGAACAGACTGAAAAATCGGTACCTGAATATAACTGCATGTGAGTATCCTActgatattaataaatgttatatttgaTAATGGTAGAGTagaatacatattttatcacCACCACTTTTCACGCGGTTGCCATGTAGGGTGACttataattagtgaacgatatttaaacacgtggtTGTAaccatgattacaaacaactttcccaaagaaacttttttgtatattcattagttttatttttatcacaataacaaagtatagtatagaaaaaagtttctttaggaAAGTCATCCTATATACCCGATTAAGTAAGAAATCTTTTTATACTGCTATCTCCAAGCCAAGCGTGAAGATTACAACATAACCCTCTCATGTAGAAGAGGTCTTATTTGAAGGATGGaggaaaatgtatttcaaattgaaacaatattaattatgtgtttgtttttcataatatataatttgcaggaaaacatatttataaaattaagaaaaatatttgaacattgtTATTAgggaatattataaataaaaataattatatttatcctTATCCCTTATGTATAGGCATGTACAGTTACGAAATTAAGTCTGTTTCAGTACAGAGaccttacataattataatttaatttaacaatagctactgtctctatattaggacttatttttattttaaatgaaggAAAATCTTTCCAAAGATCTTCCAGCAAGACGTtcctactaactaaaaaccaccccgttcctactcctgctttttgagccggagccccggtaacccgctaggtagtccgcagctccggttattTTCTTACCTGGATACTAAATAACTGGATTATCTgaacataaaattgttttcttgtCATTCACTTGTTTGATGTGAAGAAAGTTATGATTTGTAAAacttagtaatttattttattccttagACGATCACTCCCGAGTATGCGTGTCACTGGGCGGGcggtgcggcgcggcgggcTGCGTGGGCGCAggcggcgcggggggcgcgcCCGGCGCCCGCGGCTCGGCCTGCGACTACGTCAACGCTAACTTCATCGACGGGATGCTGCCTCAACTACAGCCTCATCATCTAGCCAGGATCCGAAGGAAGCTGGAGAGAAGGAATAGACCACATAGGTAACCTAATTGTACTTATTATGTCTGAAAATTGAATTGTAAAACGTATTGCTTATTTGGAGGGTAACATCAATGTGTTTGATTTGTTTTCTTACATGTTATTTGGCTTATTTAATGATACTCTAACTTTATTgaaacataaaagaaaagattaataaaattaatttatagctAAACGATATCTTTCataataaattcttaaatacttagatttagatttagatttcagccatgatcgtcccactgcagggcaaatgcctccctaccctccttccactcctctctgtttaaaaaCTTACCTATTAAAAATCAGTTAAACATTCAAAATACTATAACCATAATTCTTTTACAGACAATCATCAGTAAAACCCTCTAAACCCCCTCCAAACTTGGCTGAAGGCATAGAGTCAGCGTTCCTGAACATTGAGTTCTCCGGTATAGTCGAGTCGGACGAACAGAACTCCGACTCGGACAGCGATAGGAGCGATTCTGACTCCGAGTTGGATGACGTCTATGTTGATATTGGTAAGTTGCCTGGTTTTATAGAAGAAGAAcaaggttttctttttttttgtcttgtaTCTTTCTCTACTTTTTCTTTCGTCTCTACTTTCAGTACTTCATACTTTTTCTCtgtcttttaaaataaagtctCTTTTGCGATAAGTTTTTATctagtaaaataaatgtcaatatttaaagtttatcaATTTCCTTTGCTGTTCCAAGATCCCATAGTAAAATCACATCTTAGAAATGCCCAATTGAAGATCTGTTATGTACAGCAAAGTACATAGTTATTTTGTAGTTACTCACTTTCATATGAAAGTATTATTAAactgtatattttgtttttttcttcgcAGACGGCGTCCCAACCCGCGTCAAACTAGAATGGTTAATATGGCGACGTCGGTACATCGCAACCCAAGGTCCCACGCCGGCAACACTGGACGCTTTCTGGCGCATGATCTGGCAACACCGAGTGCATACTGTCGTTATGATCACCAACCTTGTGGAGCGGGGACGGGTAAGATAatgtgttattatgtttttgggtACCGAGTCATCGATcctttcaaataataaatttgaaagcagtgttttttttaatgaaataagcCGCTAaacgcctatggacacttgaaacaccagaggtgttacaagtgcgttgtcagccttttcagggtgaggaatttaagggttgttggagaatcggggttcgggaagattgagaagggaggtaattggccAGTTCATCAGTGATGTAGAACCAAAAACTGATATAATGTCCTATTTTAGAaacgtttttagttttattccaAATATTATCTCCATCCCGATTGAAGTAGCGTTTGCTCACTCAGGGTTTCACGCTGCTAGAGTAACATGTAAAATCTGTGttacaaattgaatattaaCCTTACCGTCACGGATGGCTATAGACGAGAAAACAATGACCAATAGTGCGGATAAAACAATGGCTAATAGTGCGGTTTGACCTCGTTTTCGTTTATTGTCTACAGCCAGCTGTGCTCAAAAGGCTAATCgataatattcataataaaatttcaagaaaattatttacatataatatgctTCTCCTTAGCGTAAGTGCGACATGTACTGgccggcgggcggcgcgggcagCTCGGCGGAGTTCGGCGGCGTGCGCGTCACGCTGCTGCACGAGGACGTGCGCGCCGCCTATACTGTGCGCCACATGCGCGTCACTGCTGACTGCGCGCCGGTGAGTTATCGTCTTCTGTACCAAATTCACGACAttgcagttattttaattaagacatgtacagccacttttgaaacttaaaatatgtacaatatCATGTATTAAATACGTTTATAAGCCTTTTCTACGCAATTTATAGTACACACTTGCAATGTTGTTGCGCAACGAATGCGCATACTTTGCGCAACAGCGTGGATCGTTTTCACTTTATGTTACTATAAAgaaacagttttgtttttgctaATACTGATAAAATTTCACATCTACAAAATTACGTCAACTGAAGTTGACTCTCTCTATTCCTTGTTGTATCGGAATAGTTATATTTATGCGATATTACTGAATCCTGGCTGGCTGGGCAACCGGGTACCACGCAACGTCTAGCGGGTGCGATTCCtgcacagaacaactctttgtgtgatccacaaattgttatttcgggtctgagtTCCATAtgtatgtcaacttgtatgtttataaacgcactcacgcacgacataggagaaagcCCTAGTCTGGagcaacataaaataaacgtttaaaTCGCGTAGAATCCACACCacattacataaaaacataccttCCCTTCCCCAGGGCACGTCACCGACCAGTGGAGACACATCAGGCTCCGGCAGTGAGGGTCGCAGTATAGTACAGTACCACTACACAGTATGGCCCGACCACGGCACTCCCAGACATCCTCTAGCCGTGCTACCCTTTGTGAAGGCGGCTGGGAAACATCCCTCTACTGTTCTAGTTCATTGCAGGTTTGTTAAGCCATTTTGGTTGTATTGTCTTTggtttaaggtttaattttcattgttatgtTGATTTGTTGACATGGATATAAGTGTACCTTTAACTACCGTATCGGGGATtgaaaagcgtgacgttgtgttattttatttacaattaaattcTTGAAAATCTCTATCTACGTAGAACGTGACTATCGGAAAGAAGTGATGAGAAGAGTTGAAAACTTAGAAACttctgaataattttgtttggaaaAAATCTACACTTAATAATCTTGTTTGACTCTGATGCTTTTCATTACTTCagtatttaaactatttttagttttcgtaACAAAACTTTGTCTATAAAACAGTATTAACAATATATCTCTTTTCATTACAGTGCGGGTGTAGGTCGTACAGGCACATACATAGTGCTAGACGCACAACTGAACCAACTGAAGCTGACAGGCACACTCTCGCCCCTGGGTTTCCTGTGCCGAGCACGGACACAGCGCAACCATCTCGTGCAGACAGAAGAACAGTACGTCTTCGTGCACGACGCACTACTGGAACACGTGCGCTCCGGAGACACAGAAGTAGAATTCCCTAAAGCAAGACAATACCTAATAAAACTTCTCGAACCTATCTCCGACGAAGAACTAGCAGTTTTAGACCTTAATCCCCCTAAAAATAAGAGCACAAATGACTTGTCGAATGGTGTCGAAAATGGCGAAACGTCTAGTATAAAATCCAGTCAGAATGCAAGTGAAAAGGAGGTTTTGGAGAATGGTAGTCAAATGTCGATAAAGACGGACGATCTGAACAGTGAACAGAGTAAGTCGGTTAAGGATTCCGAAGGTACTGATGAGCCCAAGGATGGGATGGTGAATGGGGAGGAGAACGAGGGAGTTTATGACCTGGCGCCACGGTCCACTGACACGTATAGTAAGAAGATGCAGGCGTATAACAATATGAGTGAGATGGAGAAAGAAGAGATGAGGAGGTGAGTTTctttatgtattaatataacctatggagtttcttgttttTTATGCTAATCTCCGTAGGATATACTTTAGAACGGGCAAATAATTTCACcagaagactgaccgacagagacccttttttaatattgtagtatttgcattgactttgatttaaattttttgactGTAGTCTGAACCAATGGTCATATTAAAGAGaactacaattaaattattatcttttactGTTTACCTATATGACTGTTTAACGAAATAATTCGATTATTTTCGAGCTACGCTCAGGACTCATATTGACATTATTAAATGTCACTTATGAATATGAGTCCTCAAGGTACCATGCATTTCCATGTTGTTCCATGAAATATAGAAATCGTCACAATTCCAAACTCGTGAGAAATTAGCTctcagtatttattttgtatgctaaaaggtactttttgatTACTGTCAAGGTTTACtggtaataatatattgtatttcaGAGCGAATCGCGCGGAGAACTACGCGTTGTTGGAACGCATGAGGTCGCTAGCGAACAGGCATCACACGTACCAGGGCCCGCCGCCCGTCAACTTGCTGGAGAAACAGTTTCTGGTCAGTATTGCGAGATAGTAGATTTTTCTTATATtgcaaatcgatatatcttcgaaggtacttatttgtttccgtgagaaaataaaatatacgtgtcaaatttaaaataatctataagacggatattaaaataaaaaattgacatCTTTCCTATTTAAGTTAATAGCACATTGTACTAAGGGTTAAATACTATATATcaacatatttatatatataattcttctgtacgtgtgtatgtcactgaactcctcttaaacgactagacggattttgatgaaactttttgtgtgtgttcaagaggatctgagaatggtttagattcacaattttgtccactggacaatgattttttgattattttttaatttattagtagttgttgattttggaatgttttacattggatccgacagacggcgctaccatcgcagtgtcaaatattaatgacgttagatattgtcacatttgaataacaattttcatcaaaaaggtccagaatgttttagcttattaaaaaaagtttaaaattttcaaattaaagacgtgtagacaggacaacgtctgtcgggtccgctagtattattatataaagatACTTGATATTATATAGCGAAGTCGTTGCGCACTTTGCGCCATGCTTAAACAATGTTTGCgcaaaacttattattattattttctgctCAATATGGACTTTCATATtgtcttttttagttttttatattattaatacatattacattaaaatatataattttgttcaatAGAATAtcagttaataattattttttactttctcaTAGCTTATAACAAGATCATGCGTGGAAGCGAGCGTGTGTGCGCGTGCGCCACATAACGCAGAGAAGAACAGGCCCGGCGGTATTCTACCGTCGGATTCTGCTAGAGTCATGCTTGTACCTAAACCGGGAGTCGAAGGTATGTGTTTTGATTTAtaatctttcttttaaaaaggtCTATGATAATCCCCATTTTTGGCATCGTCGTCGCTCTACGTACGCTGTTCATGCACCATTTTacacaatgttattttatttataaagaattaatatttCTGTACTAACAACGGTAGTGTATGTGagactatttatattatattaagatctCGATGTATACCCAGAAATATATGACTATTCTTATTCATGAAAAAGAATAGTCATATAAAGCCGGTGGGGCTTGAAATTAGACCAATTTTTTCTCAAACATGTCAATATGTGACGTCTTTGTGTTTAATAAATGTTGAGTTAGTATGCGTACTTGTCCGCGCAGGCAGCGAGTACGTGAACGCGTCGTGGGTGtgcgggcggcggcgcgtgcGCGAGTACTGCGTGGCGCAGCAccctgcgccggcgcacgccgCCGAGCTGTGGCGCCTGCTCTGGGACCACACCGCGCAGCTCGTGCTGCTGCTGGCCGATACTGACGACCCGGTACTTACAAACATACTGTATTATTATACAACTAAAAACGAATGAAGGCTAGACTCTACTGATGGATCTAGATCCGTAACTACCTATAACTACTAATAACCGATGACCGATCTTAAtcctattaataaattaattatctctAGGTCTTCATAGGCTTTTATCTTATTTCATCTtaattcaaagattttggatttaaattagttattacttTCGGCCATAAATGTTCAATACTTGTCAATTCTATAGGAAAGTTTACCCAAAAATTTACTACATACTCTTGATGTATTTTCactgtaaattaatattttttgttattgctACAAGGACAAAATTCAACAAATTTTGCCCGGTttctaaaatatgattttatctCATACCTTTATTGAATCAGTATTAATTGTTTCCATTATActaatacctatattattttcgTTTCAGGAATGCGAAATATTCTGGCCGACGGAAGAAGAGAAAGAGCTATTCGTTGCCAACTTCAGAGCTAGTTTTGTATCAAAAGACACGTATGTGGCACATCGGAAACTCGACAGGAAAACGCCCGCAGAATCTCCCGTGGAACCAGAGACCAACGGGTACAGGCGACAGGAGAGCAGCGACTGTGCTGATGATGAGAGGCTTATACCAGAAAACGGCTCCCCAGTCACCGATACTGAACCAGCCTACCGCTTTGACAGAACAGAATTAAGACTCGAAAGACTCAGCACCGGCAACCGGGACCTCTCAGCCCGCAAATCAATAGCAAACGGCGACCTCTTCTCATCACTATCCGAAAAGAAAAACGGCCCCAAATCCCCTAGATCCCCCTCAAAAATGTCCctcaaaaactttaaattaagctCCCCTACGAAATTCAAGTTCCCCGATTGGGGGAATAGGACAGCGGGGTCCCCTCCGGACACGGCTCCCCCACCGCCCCCCATCGCGCCAGCTCTGACGGTGGAAGAAGAAGCTGAGTTACGACGTCCATGTTATTTCTTTGAGAAAGTGGATAAAGTACCTGACGATGTGCCGTTGGATAGAGTCGTAGAAGTTACAAATGTTAGCGTGCACTCGTTGCAAGATGATTACCAATTAAGTGTTAAGTTTATCAAGTGCAGTCGGTGGTTGGACGGGGAGACTACGGACTATGTCCAGGGGAGGCCGGACGAGAATGAGTTCATTAAGGCTGTGAGGCAGGCGGCCACGGAGGGCGAGAGGGAGGCTGCCCTCGACAGGCTTATAGAGCCCTACAAAGACTCGTTCGCACTGGTCGAGTATGTCGCCGGCTGTCAGATGGAGTATAAGAATGGACCTGTCGTTGTTGTTGACAAGTGAGTaaacgttttttatttatatttttgatgatAAGTCATTTTAGTAAGGAGGACAGATATTTTGAAAAACTGGTTCTTTTGCttgtttaacaaacatttaaacagAAATGAAAACTTAGCTTAATGATTTTTCgttgtaattttaaactttagtcACTATTCAAAGAACAGTAAAAATATGGATTTTACCGATTAAATTCGAAGAAATTGAGATGAACATCATGTCACATAATGATCGAAAGACCGTTATTTTTTGTAGATTTGAATTGTGAGGATTAATTTTGATCTGTTATGTATCATTAGAGAACAATATCTAAAGTATTTAACTGCCCCCAGATACGGCGGTTGGAAGGCGATGAACTTCTGCACGATGTCTGCGGCGTGCGGCGGCGCGGGCACGATGCGCGCGGCGTGGGCGGCGGACGGCGACGCGCGCGCCTCGCTGTACTGCTGGGCCGCGCTGGGCGCGCACGCGCGCACCGCGCCGCACCATGCGCGCGCGCACCACCACGCCGCGCTGCTCGCCGCATACTGCGCACTCGCCGCCTATGGCACGCTGCTCGCTGATACTACTGCTAGGTATGGTACATCATTTCCATAAAacttaaaggccggcaacacacctgtgactcttctggtgttgcgggtgtccataggcggcgctgatcgcttaccatcaggtgactcgtctggtcgtttgccacctattccataaaaaaaaatagcctcACGTACTATAaagcaaacaaacacaaaagaaataagccttatttttcattcatatgGATCTATACTTTAATCTCAATAATAAGATAACTAAACagaaaattccataataatttgattattcGAATTTTGTTTCACTACTACAATTCTCTTACAGGTACGCAGAAACCCCGGACCAAGAATCCCGGTAATAAATACATCACTATTATACCCACATCACATCACATGTAAGAATACTCAGCGCGTTGTGTTACCGTGCCTACCCCGCTGTACCGACGTGAACATAGCCACATGTATGTACAGACAACTTCAGATCAATGTGAACTACAATGTCTTTGattgattttgaactttattgttgAAGACGTAAGGTTGGAAATACCCTGCCGCTATACCGACGTGAATATAGCCACAGTGTATGTACAGACAACTTCACTTCAATGTAGTTTAATTGATTTTCAGCTTTATGTGCTGAAGTTTTAAGGTTGAGAATCAATTAATGGTATTGTGAAGGACAGTGT from the Spodoptera frugiperda isolate SF20-4 chromosome 16, AGI-APGP_CSIRO_Sfru_2.0, whole genome shotgun sequence genome contains:
- the LOC118280609 gene encoding uncharacterized protein LOC118280609; amino-acid sequence: MYIHYTVGAIFIVFILCVHCDNVANDNEIKEIYVPSAPLNLTANNVTTEEVHLSWAPPVNMTVRTLPNTDNDFKSQTLIPHNDHIRNRKQELQGDEPANDVLSQESPSESINPERQKDFEYASYNWYKNDKQKYNDDYSSHVLIDDYRNKRDVRSHRHRKRRQDNGTDENLHFEKSLEVWAKHNVEPKEVVKKAFAMRHKNATQVAYVLYYEQGERRYDVNIVNGTQKSADVKRKNVFPSDLGMENYSRATKNLTLLNTSGKVTKVVGFRLRNLKPFTPYKIWVRAFYNFSLDGVKSSDLLDRLGPKSEPLYVLTDVVPPSAPIILNLTCDQTKRTLYLQWRQPLEYNNSLDQYVVTLRKIPEQQPRTRLTLPTNKNDIETTIPIEVDLWNVTRYEVKVYAVTQSVARDKSFINGVESNPEEVSSEWCAAHSEAMSPMDTPAPGAVSNVALLAICPLLVFAVAVAVLYWRCRARLSKCISAAYNYLEEGGERAARAPLNSYKKPVVNCSPLVSCTSGAGEGPEGPGGGGPDVGARARPPRMAGAAQPAVRASAFPAHVAALHADGDIGFSKEYEIVVAKSAALGHTSHHSHRPENRLKNRYLNITAYDHSRVCVSLGGRCGAAGCVGAGGAGGAPGARGSACDYVNANFIDGMLPQLQPHHLARIRRKLERRNRPHRQSSVKPSKPPPNLAEGIESAFLNIEFSGIVESDEQNSDSDSDRSDSDSELDDVYVDIDGVPTRVKLEWLIWRRRYIATQGPTPATLDAFWRMIWQHRVHTVVMITNLVERGRRKCDMYWPAGGAGSSAEFGGVRVTLLHEDVRAAYTVRHMRVTADCAPGTSPTSGDTSGSGSEGRSIVQYHYTVWPDHGTPRHPLAVLPFVKAAGKHPSTVLVHCSAGVGRTGTYIVLDAQLNQLKLTGTLSPLGFLCRARTQRNHLVQTEEQYVFVHDALLEHVRSGDTEVEFPKARQYLIKLLEPISDEELAVLDLNPPKNKSTNDLSNGVENGETSSIKSSQNASEKEVLENGSQMSIKTDDLNSEQSKSVKDSEGTDEPKDGMVNGEENEGVYDLAPRSTDTYSKKMQAYNNMSEMEKEEMRRANRAENYALLERMRSLANRHHTYQGPPPVNLLEKQFLLITRSCVEASVCARAPHNAEKNRPGGILPSDSARVMLVPKPGVEGSEYVNASWVCGRRRVREYCVAQHPAPAHAAELWRLLWDHTAQLVLLLADTDDPECEIFWPTEEEKELFVANFRASFVSKDTYVAHRKLDRKTPAESPVEPETNGYRRQESSDCADDERLIPENGSPVTDTEPAYRFDRTELRLERLSTGNRDLSARKSIANGDLFSSLSEKKNGPKSPRSPSKMSLKNFKLSSPTKFKFPDWGNRTAGSPPDTAPPPPPIAPALTVEEEAELRRPCYFFEKVDKVPDDVPLDRVVEVTNVSVHSLQDDYQLSVKFIKCSRWLDGETTDYVQGRPDENEFIKAVRQAATEGEREAALDRLIEPYKDSFALVEYVAGCQMEYKNGPVVVVDKYGGWKAMNFCTMSAACGGAGTMRAAWAADGDARASLYCWAALGAHARTAPHHARAHHHAALLAAYCALAAYGTLLADTTARYAETPDQESR